ACttgttttagaaaattcttcAGTCGAGGTTCTCAAGAGGTTTAATCAATGTTCTTAGTCAATCTATTTAATTCGAATCACTTCGAATTAACAACAGTGTCGACAAGAGGTTTGATGTAATAGGTACAACTGGATTGAAATTTCTGGCCAGTAGTGTATACATgcaaattactaaaaaatgtAGCAGTCGAGTATGCAACATACACTTGATCAAAAGttatcgaaagaaataaaaatatcttaataaaatCGAGCACAAAATTATTCACTTGATCGTCGGAAAATAGTTTTAGCTACGAATGTTACTCTGATGGAGTAACAGACTTAACTAGGTCAATGTTTAAAGCATCTGAAGCGAGCTGTTACGACTGTTCGCTtattacaaaatcaaataaaataagctAGTACAAttagtattacataattgtaGACAAACATGTGATGTCACTCGGCAATGGTAAATAGAAGGATATCGTTGTAGTTTTACAAACGTAGAGTGCCAATAAAACTCTGCTATTATGTTAGGAGATAAAACCTAATAAAATAGTAGTTTAAAAAATGGTACAACTTTGAAACTTTGTATTTTTGCAGCTATTTGCTTATTAAGATGTTTTGCTTGTTTCGATGCCTTTAAGATTTCACTGCAACGTCTTTTAACATCCTGCATGTTAATAGATAATTATTCCTTCCTCTTGTTTTAAGATGTTTAAAAGTAAAGTAACTAATTATAGGATAGCACTTGGAATCTCGTGAATGCAAAGATATAACTTGAATTTAATTACAGATACGTAACGATGATAGTAGTCTTATTAGGTATTGTAATTAGCAACAATAATAGTGATATCAATAATAATGATTCGATGTGAATAGCGGCGATCTACTCGCATGCAACGAATAAAGATTGCTTAGAGAGTAGGTGCTAATAAAGTGTATGCAACTAATTCTACCATACGAAATGGACAATTATCATACAAATACCTTTTTTAGGAACTTGAAATTCTATGATAACGCGCCTCGCGAATGTTTATCGTatccaaatgaaatttaagatCGTGCAACATCAAGATCTTAAGCAGAAAGTTAATAAAGAGTGACCGATATTGCTTTGTAcacttttaataaatagacatttttgataaattattcacGTTTAACTGAAAGTCTTCCTAGTTTCTGTCCCATTATAAAGTCCATTTTACTTTTTAGAGAATATAtcgtttgttatttttctacgtGATGCGTTTCGTCTTTAGATAGTGAATACGTAGATCGGcaatgaatgaaaatatataggCTGTACATAGaatataatcgataaattaaacCAAAGATATGATTTGACTGGAACATCGATCGTTAGATTCTTTCTCTTAATGTAGTGCGAATATTCcttcgataataataatagtagtagtaataataatattaataataatagtaataatattgataatattctgtacatgagtataaataacgtaaaaatgaTTGGAACGATACGTTACGATCCTTGATTGTAGTTGATGGGTgtgattttgaaattattctgatttaaaaaagagataataggtatatatgtattgatacaagttgaaaaattgcatctttaacgttaaatttaattcattttgtacaatattttacacttaataacgttattttcGCTACCGCTTTTCATGTTTTCTAcaacaagaaaaataataaaatctttaaataaCCACCCATCAACTAATGAATTCTTTATACTCTCAATGTCTTTAACGCAAAGGAGCACGTATAATTTCCTAACTGATGAAATGGGAATTCTAAGTTCTACTACGTTACATCTAGCTTGAGTTTGTAAGATCTATCCGTTCCTATTGATCATCATAGTCTTCATCCTACATAGTATatcgtaataacatataaaatacagttaCAGATTCATTTGacgatatgtatattatagatatattacCAAAcacattgtatataatttcatagttGGACAAAATGGAGACGGAATATGTCACGAAGGCACAAGAAGGTCCTGGCTGCATAGATGTTCAACGGATAGAATTTTTTTCCGTTAAGAAAGTAATCACTCGTCGCAATCTCGATAAAAGTGCAACGTGTACTCCGAGTAATCGACACCGTGTTTATTCTTGCAGATATTCTGTAACAGAGAGAtcgaaagaagagagaaattataatatttatgaacattttgagagaaaagatatttaactTGAAATAACAGGATTAATTACCTCTTGCGGCTGTACAGTAGGTACACGAAACCTCAACGTTCTCCTGAGATAATGAGCAACATCGAGGGGGAAGGATTGATCTCCCCGTTGATTGTTACTTTCAATGTCGATCTTCAGCTGAGCCTGCTGTTGCATCGTGTATTTCCGGCCACAAATTAGAGACTCATCGACGCCAGGACTTGTTGGCGAGGAGCACTGTTGCACTACTTGACCGTACCAAGGCATCCCACTGAAGCATAAGCGAAGAATCAGATTATAATTAAACACGTGGAATATTCCAATGTGAAACATATTCAAAATcacacttttatttattctattacttaCTGTACAGcatttagatatattttatttcacttacaatttttttattttattagtatcTTAATAgtctaaaaaaattataaacttaCATAAAATGTAACGTGAGTTGAACGTCTGGCATATATTTGGACAAAGGAATGATGCAAGATATATTATTCGGCGTATCCTGCGAGGACGCGGAACAATACTTTTGATCGAGCGAAGTATTAAAGCTTTCTGCCACTATCCACAACTGTGGCTTTGGTTCCGGTGGTAACGATCCAGCAGCGTTGCTGGCAACTTCCGCCCAATCTCCACTACCGGTTTCTCTCCTTGTTCTTTTATGCAGATATTTGTAATTGTTCTGTAACAAATAGGATAATTTCTTACGCTATCCAAGATGATCtttaacataaaaaattaactgATGTTTCTCTTACTTCTTTTACAAGTGTCTGCGTGCTTGGATCAGACGGACTGATACCATTCTGGAAACTTTTGCTTATTTTACGTTTCTCCTCGTACACGTTCAATGGCTGTTCTATGTGATCtgctaaaaaataaaataggaatTTCTTGTTTACGCACATCAACGGGAAAGTATTTCTTATTGCgtcgttttaatatattcagGAAAAAAATTTTAGCGACAAAGTAACATGAGACTTACAGATTGATTTCTTCTCCGGAGGATGATCAGGTTGAGGATCCTCGAACTGATGAATCTTGGCTGTACAACAGAATATCTAAAGCACaatatatatgcatttaaAGTACAAGCACTAAAAGGAATgagacaaaataaaagattcgaTTCGAGAAAATGTTACCTGACAGGGATTTTCAAACTCGCTAAAGTGTCTGGGACAATTCGACGGTCTACCTAGTGGAATTGGACCTTTGTTCAAAGACGAGTCCACTTCCGATCCTTGATCGTTTTCATCCACGTTACTGGGAATAGCACCGGCGCCATGTCTACCCAACCAGTTTCCAGGAAATtcgctaaaataatttaacgcaTTGAAATATCTCAAACTTGAAGGAAACAAAGGATACTGTAAATTGCATAcatcgataatttttaataattatcagtaaataataaagcaaggaataattaaaattattaataattacaaaccTATTTTTCTCAAGTTTTGGTTGCGGCCCAGAATGACTAATAGGATACCAAGTAATTTCTTGAGAGTAAAGCTGTTGTTTCGTATGAGGCGCCTGCGTGGAGAACGCGTTGGTTTTCACAGACAAACTACTGTCCAAGCCTCTACTATGGGATCCGTGCTTGGTATACGAAGACGACAATGTACTATCTAACAACGAATTGTACCGAGGATCGTAATTAGGCGTACTCGACGCTGTCGACGCATGAACTGGTCTTATAGCCAACATTCCATTGCTAGCTACCGCGGTCCACTCGAGGCTGCTACGTTTCTGGTATTCTAAGAAGTATAACGTCGCCATTGCTACTAAgctgaaatttaaatacactCGATCAAACACTCAAGTAATTTGTTTAGTACAAGAGGATATACAAGTTGtatgtaagaaattttaattaccaaaACGCCATAATAAGGATAAGTATAACAATGATAATCTGGATGAACTTATTACTGCACAGAAGTTCGTCCTCCCGCTCGCTCTTCTTTCCTTTACCTTGTACGGTAGTTTTACTATTGATAGAGGATGAGTATTTGTTACTTGATATACTAGAGATTGTACTAATCGAACTTTTCAGACTGTCGCCCCTCTTCAGCTTCGCCAGCCGCTTGTTTATTCGCTCCAGTTGATCTATGCGAGTTTCCAAGCTATCCGTTACCTgacaaatttcacaaaatctCAGCACACTGTCCGACGACGagttcaaataaaaatcacaaaaaatAAGGATACTAAaggaattaaaagatatagGAATAATAAGTAGAGGataaagatagaagaaaaagaagtcgAAGGATGAAAAGTTTGGATGAGTATCTTACTTTACACAGTTCTTTCACAGCACCAACATTCTCCATGAATATCCTCTCCTTGTTCACCATTAGAAAGTTTTCGATCCTCTGGCCATTAGGAAGGACAATGTCTCCAGCCGGCAGCACAGCTTCTGGTAGTATCTGCTGCACTTCCTGCGCTATGACACCCGTATCTTCTTGCTGTTTGATACCCAAACCAGAATGCTGTGCAAATTCTGGCGCGTATCTATAACGAACCACTCTCAACTGTTGCACGTTTCGCAATTGTTCACGCGTGTCCACTTCCTGGACGTTTTGTTTCGCCCGTGCATCACTGGGTTGGACAATATGGCCAGTCACCTGTGAACATTATTCATTAGCAATGGCTCCATTGTTAAGTCGTCATATCTGTGCTACAGTATTGTAACTAAATGACAGTACTTTCATATTGCCATGGACAACCAAAGCTTCGTCAGGCCTATCCGTGTTAATTCCAACTCGGCCGGCATGGTAAACGCTATCCGGTGCTGCTCCTCTTTGCCAACCACCTTCAGCGCCAACGCCACTGCCTTCCGACTCGAATTGGCCGGGATTACTTGCCTGCACCGTTTCATTTCGTGacaaattttatctttaaaaaatattgctcCCTAACAGCTTCTTATAAAACCTTGTCTATCTATCGGCTATTTTCAGAAAACATCGTCTTTAATCCTGAcaaattcttttccttttcttcggtatatCTTTACAAATAGGAGAAGAACGATACAATCGAAATATGGTGAATTTAACACAGATGTTACTCTTCGCtaaagaaatacaaatattctacaatttctTCGGTAAGGTTTATAGCTCGTAACAGGATAAGTTAAGTAGCAGATTGAATCTGGATGATATCGTAATTAGAGATATAATTACCCTGACGATTATTCTTTCGGACGCATGAGCTACCACCTGATAGCTGGCTTGGTCAGCGGTGTGTGCGTGCAGGCCAACaactaaatgaaaatatctttgATCCGGATTCGgtttccctttctttcgcATATTGTTGCTGGTCGTCTCGCTGAAGTGAAGACGGCCAACGGTTACTTTTGTAACATGCTCGCCGCCTAGTTCCACCCTGAAAGCAGCTCTATATTAGTGTAACGTAACCATTTTAATAGTTCCCGTGAGAAAGCGGCTAGAATTTCGCACCAAAGATTCCGAAACGTTTTTGCTTCATAATTTTCACATCGCGTGTGATATTAAAAtgtgaaacaaaaaaagaataatgcacactgttcgatcgattcgttGTAAATTTGTCTGTGTACTTACGTCACTGGATGGAACGGTTTCTTGCTCCTGTCGCTTTGACTTTGCTCCACTCTGATAGTCTGCGTCGGAGACTCGACTTTGACGCCGTAAAAGTGTAGCTGAAAACTGCTTATCTTCTTCAAACCTTCACCGGTTCGAACGAATATAGCTCCACCTTGGAGCTGAGCGTGACAAGTAATCTGAAGATATTTCACGTAATTACATTCGTTGATTTCATTGTCTCGAATAATATACAAGAAAAGTATCGTTAACCCAAAGTGTGATTAATGTAACGCGAGTGGTATAGATTGCAgacttttatgcaaattcatgtGTTTGAGAATAAAGTTGGAAGAGTAGGACTTGGGTAGATTATTTACctatcgaatattataaaaagcgctatactttggatatttcatgTATCTTTTGATACTATGATATcgtataaacaaaattttcttaatctaAATGGTATTCAACggtaattttgttaaattcctTTGAAACTCTTATACCTGAAAGTGATTTTTCTTCTGGCACACAAACGCGTCATCGGAATTGCTGAAATTAAATCCCTTGTCCGCGTCTACTCGGTAATGAGGCACTGGAAGTTCCTTCAGATTATGATCGCATAGAACGTGCCAGGAAGTTTGCTGAAAGGGATGAAATCGGATGCACTGATAGCTGGCATCTATATAGTTATTGTCTGCCACTTCGTCGCCATCGAGAACCGCACTGCTGCTACTGCAACTGTGCTCCACGGTACCCAATTCAGGTTCCTGCAGAAATAAGAATGTATCAGATCGGTCAACGATACTTTTTCAATCATCTTTCACGATgtaaatttgacaaaaaatatttgcgagcataaaatacattttcatttgtattctCTGTCTATCTACTTATAGATGTAGAATTTTAATACAGTCAATCCGGAAATAAAGACCACAGGAAGGAAATATAATTCAGTTCacacgtttaattaaataccaaCAATCAAGTACTACAATTTTTCTGTTACGTTGATAAAGGTCGaagaataaacgataaatcCATGAAATTACAAGGTTTTGCGTGTAAAAAATGATGGGTGATTTTTAAGCGATTCAGAAGTgggaaaaattattcttccaGTCCGAaggttaaataaaaatacaattttagtAACACAGTACGCGGATTGATAGAAAGTAATATCGGTCTCCTGTAACAAACAAAAggtatactttattatattctttcctGTAGTCTTTGAATCACAGTTTCTTAAGTATCTAATTACTTTAGTATAATCATGacagtaaaaaaattttactcgTTGCACCTGCTTCACATGAACAAGACCATCCTGGCtcaattttctcttcttgGGTGCCGATTGTAACGACGAGTACAACGTGTTCATGTTACCAGGGCTGTGCTCGTGTGGCAGAGGTACTAAAGTCTGACCTATTGGCTGTTGCGACTGGATATTCGGCGTTCCTGGGCCGAGATGAGACGTCAGCACTGTATGAGTTAGCAGCATCGAATCCGTGGAGGATGTTAAAGTCCTCGGAGAGGACGGTAGTAAATTTGGTGCATAATTTGCCTGATTGCCTTGGTGATGAAGAAGCATCTCCTGAAGAGCTACCTTTTGATCTGCAATTGCGCATggtttttgcaaatttttcacaaaatattctaaatatcaTCATAAATATTAACCAAGTATCTTTACCAAATATATTCCGAGTATCATTGTTACGAAACATTCAACCTTTTGGCCTACGGTATCGTATGAGAAACGTGTTTGTTACGTCGATGTTATTGATTTATCACTTACTTCAAGAGAGTAAATCTTTCTTGTTTAATGATCAATTGgtagtaataatttatcaaacatcttgtaaaataaaattagccACCGACCATGTTGTCGCTTATGGCACGCGCTATTGGAACTTAAATCGTAAGGCAAGGGGTTAATACATAAAGAGAGAaagttcgaatatttttatggacTCGTAGTTAAATGTAGGAATATCTATCGATCAAACATCGAACACAGCgtcgttgaatttttaacaGAATATTTTGTGAACTTACGCGGTGAATGTACATGTTGTGTATCGTTGTGACCTGGCGGAGAATACGGTGGTTCGCTGCCGCTATCCGGTGGGCTTTCTGGCAAAGCATGTCTACAACAAAGCAGCCAGCTAAAGCGTTTCGTACTTCTAAATAATTCTCAGATTCGGAGCAATTTCGTCTTACCAATCATGAGCATGAATCGATGTTAGAACATCAGTacgaatgatttatttattgcaaaatttctaatttccttAATAGCCTCTTCTCTATGTTACCATTACAAAGTGACATAACCGTTTCCGATTTCTATCGCGTTAAACTGCCTgtagttttaaataaaattaaaaagaaaagagcgaGCTTAagtattcattaaaaaaaaaaaaataaagcaaCGATTCTACCTGCATAGCGACCGTTAGATTATTTACATCCATAAAAAATGGTTCTCAGAGAGTATCAATTTATAAGGATTTAAGCCGTGAATGGTTTCGAATTACTTAATCCACGAGGTTGACATTCTAGCCCTCGCCTTAGGCGAACTCGACTTACGGGTGAACGTACGATTGCGGATCCTTGTAAGCGGCGCCATTTGGTACAGTGGTGGTACCGGATGTGCACGTACTCGAGGCCGGATGACTTTGGGTAATCGGCGATGGTAATCGAGACGGTGGTTGTTGAGTGGTTGCCGCCTCCACACGACCACCGTGCGTCGTCGTTCCACCCCCGTTCTCATTATGCGCCAATGTATCAGCGAAATATCTACCATGAAATAATTAGTCGTGCAATCGCAGCGTAAAAATAAGTGTTCACTCCGACTGAACGAATGGTATACAATGAGATGAGAATTTGATAGTACGACTGAAAATTGCGAGACGTTGCGTGCTAATAAAATGAGATATCATAAGCTACGATTTTTATGAGGTAGCAGAATACCGGGATAGTCGCCTGTTTCGTACAAAAGTTCACAAATTTAGAAGCgtagaagtttttttttttattttatattactgtaGATTTGCAGAGGTCCTATGATGGAAAAATCGCAGGAATTTATCGGACGTTTGCATCTTCCAACGTATCGTCTAAAGAAATGAATTATGCGCTATAGGTCATTATCCAATCATACTCTTGTCTTATTAATTATAGGTTTATTTCAAGTAAATTGTTTTCCTATTTTAACGCTCGATATACGAAGCGGATACTTTGTTCGAGAAGAATGATTGGGACTTAACGAATCAATCGATATCGACGGCTGCAATAATTATCATCGATAAACGGatgataataacaaattactcgATGTTTCAATGTATTCTTATCGACATTGGCGATTGTCTGCTGTCAAGAGAAAACTCGATTTTCGGATTTTCCGTTCGAGACTTTTCTACGAATTCCGTTTCCCTGACACGATCTAAACAAGGATTTACATTGAATAATAGATACGATTATATTGCCCCTCGTAATTATGCAATTATCTTGTCGCGATTTCAGATCCACGAATCCTTGAAACTTGTACCAATTAccattgaatattttcttcttagcTCAACAACAATTACGTTCTTTTTTATGCATTCCTTACTAACAGTTTAttggaaagaattttatcTCTCGTTCGTGGCGATCGGTAAACAATATCGTGACGTTGATATAACATTGTTTACCAAAGCTAAATCTAACGTTTTTTCTTAATTCGTTCGATCTTTAATTCCTCGCTCTTCAGATTCTCAATTTAATCCAAATTTTACGTCTACAACAGAAGTCCACAAAAATTGTGGTCGATAGCCTGTTTCCAAGCGTCTTAAAGTCTTACACAAATCCTTCAACTTCTTCAACTTTCTACGGAATCATGCACGCAACGTGGAAGATATAATGGACGATTTCTAGCTGTTTTAAATCTATTGACCCTTGACACGACAGGGATCGCTCTCAAACAGTTGacattcgattaattttctcaaACAAAATTCCTTTTCAACGAGTCGCTTGATTCATAATTTACTGTCTCTCTAAATTTCCAAAGTTCCGGCAAACGTTCCAAGTTTCCTCCCGAATCATCTACGACAGGCAATTTCCAGCTGTTTCGATCGACCCTCGACGCAACACAGATCACGCTTCAATTTTGCGTCCGATTAATTTTCCCAAACAACCCTTATTTTCCAAGACTCGCTCGGCTCGCAAACTTTCCAAATTTTGCCCCCAAAATCATATACGAAACGCCGAAAACGAAAGCTACGATGGACCATTTTTCCAGCTATCGTAATCCCAACCGACCTTACTTCGATTGCCaaatgaattttgattttgccaaatgaattttgattttgccaaatgaaatttatttcgagaCAACCGCGCCGTCGAAAATCGCACAGAATCGCATATGAAACACGGAATGGAAGCTATAATAGACAATTTCCAGCGGTTTTAATCCCATTGACCCGCGGCGCAACAGGGATCAAGGGTGAAGAGCTTCCATTCGGTTGATCCGTGAATGAAATCTGTTTCTGAGATCAGCGCGGGGCCTTTAATGGGACGAGTGCGTTAGGTTGGATTACCAGGCCTAACACGGCAAGCACTGATTCCATCAATTCCGTCCAGCCTGTCTCTGTCATTATATCATTACACCTCTGCGGTCGCTACCACGCGATATCTGTCTGCTTTTTCTACACGCGCGCACGCTCCTATACATACACGATTATTGTGTTCGACGAATGTATTCGACGACTGTTCGTACGTTCGTGTCTGTCACACGCGTGCACCATCCTTTTTCTTCTGCACGCGTTTTATGCAGACGTGTACACTGTCGGCCATAAGTTTTCCATTATCTGTTTTTATCGAATGTTTTCAGATGCACCGGATGAAAGTGTCATTTTGCGTGTGGCGTTTGTAAGCTGTGAATACGGCGAGCAGAGGAACGTTGATAAATACGTAAATCGTGAACATTTTACAGATGGGTATTCGGAGATCGAGTATTTTCGAGTTACGAAGTATATTGTTGCAGGTATTCAATAATTTGGAGAAGTAACTAGCTGTAGatccttttacattttttaaaagttattttataactttcacgttatttaatcattttctcgGTATTCGCGCGCAAAGTGTGTACGTATAGTTTTGGTATTAgttcgtccgaaaagtttctttcgttttataaggaaataatggatacacaatatttctccttttatatttttttatcgaattacgtatgattcactttgttctatcaaaataaagatcacaacgttcgacagattaggtttcatgtttgtataaagatgcatcgtcgTAAAAGACGTGACTGTAAGAGAAAGACAaccttttcggacaacctaacaTTTTGTACGAATTATTGGATttgttttacgtaataatttggAAACGCAAATAGTAGGAGATTTCTTATTGCAGTGACTGGCGGAAGCGCTCGTACACTTTTCATGGATATATTACGTGTGTGTAATGACACCCAACTGTCATGATCatgttggaaaatttttaacgcttctgaaaatatacacagaagttacaagatattcagGACGAGTATGTACTTTGCAGAAACAGCAAAACCACTTAAACGTGTAATTATGCACAATGTTAATAAGTGTTGGTACTTTGTCGATTTttttgcaacattttttatatgtttaaaataactATCCATATCGTGtatctaattttttactaaatataactttacaaCGAATATCCTCCgctgttatataaatatcctgCGATATGATAACGTCAGTCGCGTCGGATTAcagtgttaataaaatttcaaaatgtttaatataacAGGTgcgatataaataatgaaagcTTACCGTGACAAAGGTACGAATACTTTTACGAGCCACTTTCTTTATGAACAATTTTACTTTGTACGAACACTTACGTATGTTATCAGTGATTtcagtattttataaaatgtatatatctaGTTGCAGTGTATTGTACGAgctggaaatatttcaaaaattgacaaacaaatgtacgcagaattttcgtttttatcgaaGAATTCATGAAAGTCGATGCAAAGAGATTGATAAGTAGAACACACTGACGAATCATGGAAATGGAGATTCTGTTTGCACAACGTTGTTACACACGCACACGTGTCTCTGTGATGTAGGCGTTAACGATGGCTTCCAGTTCAAGTCAAACGTCGTGTTcattaaaacaaaagaaaaaaaaaaaaaaaaaaaagagaggaagacaACTTAAAATCATGCGCTGTCCGATCAAAGTGCGACATTTTCATCGTGCAACAAACGTAGATAGGAATCTTAGCTAAACAGAAAACTCAGCTTCTGTTAATTGCAACATCGAAATAATTAACGCGTCGCGTCGGCGTGAAAAGCTACAAGTTTGTTTATCGATACTTGAAAACGAATTCGATTCATCTCCTTAGCAATCTCTTAATTGTTTATCGTTTCAGTCAGCGTCCGTTtccaaatttttgaaaaatccaCTACAAAACACGAGATATCCTTGGAACAAGTTAATCAAATGATCAACTTCTAACCGAAAATTAAGCAATTTCTTAAATAGGAAATTTGTATTGCTCTGGATGAATATaggatagaaaataattgtaaaataattacaagatataaaaaatgatatcaGAAATAAATACGTGGAAGGATAAATATCACTTACGTGGCGGGTTGTTCGCTGTCGCTGTTGATGAAATCTTCCAACTGCGAGAAGTCCAGGGCCTCATTGTCTATGCCTCCGACGAAATCGCCCCGACCTGTGTAAAACGAGAAGAATCCATGTTTCATTCTGCTACCTTACGATTGTTATCTGGCAAAGATCTTATGAGATCGTGATGACGCGAATCCCGTCTAAATATATCTTCTCGTGGTGTCTTACGATGTGAAAACACAATAATAGAATAACCAAGTCAACTGCTTTCAGTAGAAAAATTGTCTGCGACGTATTAGCCGATCGTTTAATACAATCGAAAACGATAGTGAAACGTTCGTTTGttattataaagtattaaaaaacgaataacCATTCTCGCAAGGTTTAAAGTATTTCTAATGCGCGATAAGTAAGAGAAGATGAAAATTAGAGAagaattttgtacaaaatttctaattgctcTTCTTCTAATACTTACAGGTAAAGATCCCAAATCCTGAAAATTGTGAAACTTTGGAGACGCGTAGAGCTATTACGCAATCTCTTTTCGCCgcggaaatttattttaaaggcTTGAAATCGACGCGTAAATATCCAATTGCTTTCGATCTTGCGTTATAACACGCTATAACGTTGATGAATCGTTTGCCCAAACGAGAGTCCTAATTAACGTGAGTAAATTTTATCCGAAACTTTTTTTCCTATCTCTTGGGATTCGCGAGCTGTGACGCGATATCGTAAAACAGTCGGATTTTCAGGGCTCGATTTCTTCCTCTTACGGTGAATTTGAacagcaaaaaaagaaaaaagtaatgCAATATCCTCTGCATATTCCcaaagtttcataattttttaaatcgatgGTTTCAGAGTCTTCTCTTGTTAGTACATACAAATtcttcgatagaaaattagaTCTTCGAATATAATCACGAAATGCGCGATCATTGCAAGGACTCTTTGCTCGTCAAGTCGACGAATAAAGGCGAGAAACGACACGTATCCTGGTTTATGTATCCGAGTTATTTCTTGCAGCGAGCTGCGTTTAGGAACGAGGATGCAGGTAATTCAGGCATTCCGTGAGAGAGACATCCGCGTGGGAGTAACGAGGCGTTACAGGTGAGAACAAGCAACGTAGAGGCATGAACATATTTC
This Bombus pascuorum chromosome 1, iyBomPasc1.1, whole genome shotgun sequence DNA region includes the following protein-coding sequences:
- the LOC132909991 gene encoding myelin regulatory factor-like protein isoform X1 translates to MDVIGDGDEQTLQAILGRGDFVGGIDNEALDFSQLEDFINSDSEQPATYFADTLAHNENGGGTTTHGGRVEAATTQQPPSRLPSPITQSHPASSTCTSGTTTVPNGAAYKDPQSYVHPHALPESPPDSGSEPPYSPPGHNDTQHVHSPHQKVALQEMLLHHQGNQANYAPNLLPSSPRTLTSSTDSMLLTHTVLTSHLGPGTPNIQSQQPIGQTLVPLPHEHSPGNMNTLYSSLQSAPKKRKLSQDGLVHVKQVQREPELGTVEHSCSSSSAVLDGDEVADNNYIDASYQCIRFHPFQQTSWHVLCDHNLKELPVPHYRVDADKGFNFSNSDDAFVCQKKNHFQITCHAQLQGGAIFVRTGEGLKKISSFQLHFYGVKVESPTQTIRVEQSQSDRSKKPFHPVTVELGGEHVTKVTVGRLHFSETTSNNMRKKGKPNPDQRYFHLVVGLHAHTADQASYQVVAHASERIIVRASNPGQFESEGSGVGAEGGWQRGAAPDSVYHAGRVGINTDRPDEALVVHGNMKVTGHIVQPSDARAKQNVQEVDTREQLRNVQQLRVVRYRYAPEFAQHSGLGIKQQEDTGVIAQEVQQILPEAVLPAGDIVLPNGQRIENFLMVNKERIFMENVGAVKELCKVTDSLETRIDQLERINKRLAKLKRGDSLKSSISTISSISSNKYSSSINSKTTVQGKGKKSEREDELLCSNKFIQIIIVILILIMAFCLVAMATLYFLEYQKRSSLEWTAVASNGMLAIRPVHASTASSTPNYDPRYNSLLDSTLSSSYTKHGSHSRGLDSSLSVKTNAFSTQAPHTKQQLYSQEITWYPISHSGPQPKLEKNSEFPGNWLGRHGAGAIPSNVDENDQGSEVDSSLNKGPIPLGRPSNCPRHFSEFENPCQIFCCTAKIHQFEDPQPDHPPEKKSISDHIEQPLNVYEEKRKISKSFQNGISPSDPSTQTLVKENNYKYLHKRTRRETGSGDWAEVASNAAGSLPPEPKPQLWIVAESFNTSLDQKYCSASSQDTPNNISCIIPLSKYMPDVQLTLHFIGMPWYGQVVQQCSSPTSPGVDESLICGRKYTMQQQAQLKIDIESNNQRGDQSFPLDVAHYLRRTLRFRVPTVQPQENICKNKHGVDYSEYTLHFYRDCDE